The genomic interval TATcacatagtgataatttttttaaaaaatttacacatGCACGAAATACCTTAGACCCGTTTAGAGAGGCGGAGTCAGTAAGGACTCTTAAATACGCTTCTCCAAATTATAATAAAGTGTTGTATATGTAGTATGTCTACACCAGGTGGCAGCAGTTCGAAAAAGAAAGGGGTCAGAGGTAAATACAAAGGCAAGAATGTTGAGGAGGAGCTCTCCAAAACACAATCTGCCAAGTTACAGATTGAGCTGCACGCAGAGACTGGCACCCCCGTCGGCAAAAAcggaaaaaaattcaacaatatggcgaaatggatgactcggatgtctatccccattaataaattcaaatgggaAGATGTCAGTAGAGCTGACATCAATGCCCTCTGGGATAGACTTGAGGTatgtcttaataatttttttaatttctaaattactatactcttattaaattgtaattaatgtattaatgtgTAACTTTTTGCAGACCAAGTTTGTCCTCCCACGAGATAACCCTACATTCGTAGACTACGGTGAGTACGAGATGTCAAAGGGTTTACGTGACTGGAGGGCAGACTGCAAGAAAAAGTGGATACAAAATATTGAGGAGCTTGGACAGGAGAGGGCCGACATGTCACCTCCTGAGGGAGTAACTCAAGAGGTGTGGAGTGACTGCATCGCTTATTGGAGCACAGACAAACAAAaggtacattttttttaaaatttctaattttagtaatgtttaatttatatagtcaataataaataattaattgttagaaaaattattaatttcaggcgagagcagcgaaaaataaagaaagtcggggtaagatgaaatttctaggaggctggggctccaagcctattgtttcacatgttgtcgagggggtaagtttatatttaactatcattcatttaaatttttctagtaaaataacaatactaatatattttctcttgaaaaTAGGCTAACCCCGACACAGGAAAACTGCCAACTGCGGTGGAAACTCTTCAAAAGTTTCACCATAAAGGCAACAATTGGCGCAACGAGTACGCACAACAAGCTTACGTAAGTTtacattttaattcaatttttatttatttctttcaatttattttgtattaaaattaaccatttaacttatttgtttgttttaggagcaaatggttgaaataGCGGCAACTCAACCAGCGCCCACTGAAGATGAGCCCGATGAGCCTGCTGTCGATCCTACACGGTACCCCGAGACTTTCCTGTTATGACGCAAGTACTCGTGGAACGATCTCGACATCTTAGAGGCTTTGGCCATCTCCCGAGGCCCGAAGGGAGTTGGGGCCAAAAGAGCACCTGCCACGCATCCTTCAGCCACCGACTGTTACAATGGAACAGTACGAGGCTTTACAGAAAAAAGTGGAGGAAGCGGAGCAGACAACTCAACATACGAGGCAGCAGTATGAGACACAACAACTCTACCTCAGACGATTCCAAGATCAGTTTGAGTATCTTTCTCGAGCTGTGCCGGGTTTCAACTTGCCTCCCATGGATCTTCCACCATTGCCCACTCACAGTGCCGGATCGTCGGCCGCTCCCAGTGCTGGATCGTCATCGCAGCCTCCCGAGACTCGGAGAAACAACGATGACGACATTACCCGCCTATAGaactttacttttttattatccgattcgaacatttaacattttgtttatatactgattttagtagaacataatataattaatgtttgtttatcttttaatgtaaattatgttgatttttttgttaatataatattattattatttttaaaaaaaaaataattaattatatttaataaattataattaattaaatataattaattaattttttcaaaaaaaataataaatacttttgccggcgcattcctgcgccggtaaaagtagcCAAAAATTATTGGCGCCAACCGTCAGATTGGCACCAATAGTTTCTTGGCGCactattgcgccggcaaaacttTATCAAAGCAGGTTCATAGCGGATAAGGGCACTTTTTAACACCGGCGCTTATTTTTTACCGGCGTAATTTCTCGCCGGTAAAAGGaagttttaccggcgcatttacTCTACGCGCCGGTAAAAAGTCTTTTACCGACC from Cannabis sativa cultivar Pink pepper isolate KNU-18-1 chromosome 4, ASM2916894v1, whole genome shotgun sequence carries:
- the LOC115723796 gene encoding uncharacterized protein LOC115723796, coding for MSTPGGSSSKKKGVRGKYKGKNVEEELSKTQSAKLQIELHAETGTPVGKNGKKFNNMAKWMTRMSIPINKFKWEDVSRADINALWDRLETKFVLPRDNPTFVDYGEYEMSKGLRDWRADCKKKWIQNIEELGQERADMSPPEGVTQEVWSDCIAYWSTDKQKVHFF